In Ferroplasma sp., a single window of DNA contains:
- a CDS encoding signal recognition particle subunit SRP19/SEC65 family protein, with amino-acid sequence MIVLYSQYFNSGISRRLGRKISRERAKNYSDGKLEQILKSMNVKYEVRDAHYSRIPYEDSKMFIVDGDIKKSTLIKIVEEKLQ; translated from the coding sequence ATGATAGTTTTATACTCACAGTATTTCAATTCTGGAATTTCCAGAAGACTCGGCAGAAAAATAAGCAGGGAAAGGGCTAAAAACTATTCTGATGGAAAACTTGAGCAGATATTGAAATCCATGAATGTAAAATATGAGGTAAGGGATGCCCATTATTCCAGAATACCCTATGAAGATTCCAAAATGTTTATTGTGGATGGAGATATAAAAAAATCTACACTCATAAAAATTGTAGAAGAAAAATTGCAGTAG
- a CDS encoding 30S ribosomal protein S8e: MTIYQGKSTKKFTGGKLRRNHSKRRYELGREPSFTKIGETERRALRTMGGNRKLLLLKEQYANIYNPEDKTTKKLKILTVKENNADPHYVQRNIMNRGTIISTDEGNARITSRPGQDGIINAVLLK, translated from the coding sequence ATGACAATTTATCAGGGTAAAAGCACAAAGAAGTTTACTGGTGGGAAATTAAGGAGAAACCACTCAAAAAGAAGATACGAGCTTGGAAGGGAACCATCATTCACAAAGATCGGGGAAACAGAACGCAGGGCGCTAAGAACCATGGGAGGCAACAGAAAGCTGCTTTTGCTAAAGGAACAGTATGCAAATATATACAATCCAGAGGACAAAACAACCAAGAAGCTTAAAATCCTTACAGTGAAGGAAAATAATGCTGATCCTCATTATGTGCAGAGAAATATAATGAACCGTGGCACCATAATATCAACAGATGAAGGCAATGCAAGAATTACATCAAGGCCAGGCCAGGATGGAATTATTAATGCAGTACTGTTGAAATGA
- a CDS encoding ABC transporter ATP-binding protein, translated as MNRYSIIFRNIRGVWHLIVVVIASSLAYAYLRLLVPLYIGDSVNELVSRNYAIILHFALLIFSVTVASSVFDFLIDYLSNKASQKFVYNLRKNEFHKLLSKNYEYFNSNSTGNILSKFTMDIETLRRLVNMSLSNLFSVTFLIVIAGIELTRLYYGFTIIFFIVIAPIIYFTVVMQRKQRTFWRSLRNKYGKMNSIINQNIIGNRVVRSFTAEQEEIDKFNDSTDSYFQDYRGIAGVRSLYNPLLTLLLSLAIGFVLIYGGIESIDSVISVGSVIAAVNIFTLVLRPVRFYGRYISFYENGMASLDRINSINSDGFETHGNLVPEIKGNIKLENLSYSSGKTTILSDINMEIKRGDRVAIVGETGAGKTTLVNIISGLYKNYTGHAYLDGNELKEVDDKIIREKIGIVSQDAILFSGTIRYNITMGNEYPDSEVKRAARLSMLDDFIESLPLGYETAVGERGITLSGGQKQRIAIARIIVRNPEIIIFDDSTSNLDADTETHFLSTIREFITGKTTIVISHKLSSVMLADRAFVLENGRLREEGEISDLIHKNGYFSDLFSGRFRGDNIE; from the coding sequence GTGAACAGATATTCAATAATATTCAGAAATATAAGGGGTGTGTGGCATCTCATAGTGGTGGTAATAGCCTCATCGCTTGCCTATGCCTATCTGAGGCTTCTTGTTCCTTTATATATAGGAGATTCAGTTAACGAGCTTGTATCAAGGAATTATGCAATAATACTCCACTTTGCCCTTCTTATATTTTCTGTAACAGTGGCATCCTCCGTGTTCGACTTTCTGATTGATTACCTGTCCAACAAGGCCAGTCAGAAATTTGTGTACAACCTTAGAAAGAATGAATTCCATAAACTACTGTCAAAAAATTATGAGTATTTCAATAGCAATTCCACCGGCAATATACTATCTAAATTTACAATGGATATAGAAACCCTGAGGAGGCTTGTAAATATGTCTCTTTCAAACCTGTTCAGCGTGACATTCCTTATAGTCATAGCTGGAATAGAGTTAACACGGCTTTATTACGGATTTACGATAATATTCTTTATAGTGATAGCACCCATAATTTACTTTACTGTGGTAATGCAGAGAAAACAGAGAACATTCTGGAGGTCTCTCAGAAATAAATATGGAAAAATGAATAGCATAATAAATCAGAATATTATAGGAAACAGGGTAGTAAGGAGTTTTACTGCAGAGCAGGAGGAAATAGACAAATTCAACGATTCTACTGATTCATATTTTCAGGATTACCGTGGAATAGCAGGTGTCAGGTCACTATACAATCCACTCCTGACACTGCTTTTGAGCCTGGCAATTGGCTTTGTCCTCATATACGGCGGCATTGAAAGCATAGACTCCGTAATCTCTGTTGGAAGCGTCATAGCTGCGGTAAATATATTTACACTTGTGCTCAGGCCTGTAAGATTTTATGGAAGATATATATCATTCTATGAAAATGGTATGGCAAGCCTGGATAGAATAAATTCCATAAACAGTGATGGTTTTGAGACGCACGGAAATCTTGTCCCTGAAATCAAGGGAAATATAAAGCTGGAGAATCTATCATACAGTTCGGGCAAAACAACCATACTTTCAGACATAAATATGGAAATAAAAAGGGGAGACCGCGTCGCCATAGTTGGGGAAACCGGCGCAGGCAAAACCACACTGGTAAATATAATTTCCGGGCTTTACAAGAATTATACGGGCCATGCCTACCTGGATGGAAACGAGTTAAAGGAGGTTGACGATAAAATTATCAGGGAGAAGATAGGCATAGTTTCCCAGGATGCCATACTGTTCTCCGGGACAATCAGATATAACATAACCATGGGAAATGAGTACCCTGACAGTGAGGTAAAAAGGGCGGCAAGGCTTTCCATGCTGGATGACTTCATTGAAAGCCTTCCATTGGGATATGAAACTGCTGTGGGAGAAAGGGGAATCACCCTTTCAGGGGGGCAGAAGCAGAGAATTGCTATAGCCAGAATTATTGTAAGAAATCCGGAAATAATAATATTCGATGATTCAACGTCCAATCTTGATGCGGATACCGAAACACATTTCCTCAGTACAATAAGGGAATTTATAACAGGAAAAACCACCATAGTAATCAGCCACAAGCTCTCATCTGTGATGCTTGCTGACCGTGCATTTGTCCTTGAAAATGGAAGGCTGAGGGAGGAGGGAGAGATTTCTGATTTAATCCATAAAAACGGTTACTTCTCTGACCTGTTTTCCGGAAGATTCCGGGGTGATAACATTGAATAA
- a CDS encoding ABC transporter ATP-binding protein, protein MITLNKYFIRLIREVLSYRRNSSIIVGSILASSLIAMIGPYLIGIATDSIIALKFRILIFLAAGYLAIYLANYAAENRRTKYMMNTSQEVIKNLRNRAFKKLQYVPLKYYSGKNAGQIISRITNDAETLSDFLTFQLPQVVAGIAGIIASIIIMVYLDPVLTLYAVIIIPMLLATILLMNKKIKFNYINVRRRIAELTGNVGESINGIKAIKSSGTEDVFNNNFESVNSRNYDANVRAVRLTSIFSSIVQVIEGLGIMIVLYEGGSEVFGRVISIGILVSFIVYVQSFFNPIVQLSQFYNSYQSSSIAIERIYKIIDEDVDYNTGGNKLPVFKNKISFENVSFAYDRERIINNISMDIRKGEKIAIIGKTGAGKTTLSGLILNFYKPTSGCITMDGVDINNFNTLEYRKLFGVILQDPFLFEGSILENVRFASPDIPEHTINAKMEELGLAAILGPLGLDYEVGERGTNLSEGQRQAVSILRAAVNNPQIIIMDEATSQLDLKNEGIIQNAIFRFMDGKTIIIIAHHLETIVNSDYIYYIDHGSILEEGTPEDLMNRGTRFYDLYLKNKLLI, encoded by the coding sequence GTGATAACATTGAATAAATATTTTATAAGGCTGATCAGGGAGGTGCTCTCATACCGGCGGAATTCCAGCATAATTGTTGGATCAATACTTGCTTCATCCCTTATAGCCATGATCGGCCCGTACCTTATAGGAATAGCAACAGACTCAATCATAGCACTGAAATTCAGAATACTCATATTCCTGGCAGCGGGATACCTTGCCATATACCTGGCAAATTATGCTGCAGAAAACAGGAGGACAAAGTATATGATGAACACCTCCCAGGAGGTTATTAAAAATCTGAGAAACCGGGCTTTCAAAAAACTCCAGTATGTGCCACTTAAATATTACTCAGGCAAAAATGCTGGACAGATAATAAGCAGGATCACAAATGATGCGGAAACCCTCTCTGACTTCCTTACATTCCAGCTTCCACAGGTTGTTGCTGGAATAGCCGGAATTATAGCATCCATTATAATAATGGTCTACCTTGATCCGGTTCTAACACTTTATGCAGTTATCATAATTCCCATGCTACTGGCAACGATACTGCTGATGAATAAGAAAATAAAATTTAACTATATAAATGTAAGAAGGCGTATAGCAGAACTTACGGGAAATGTGGGCGAATCAATAAACGGAATCAAGGCCATAAAAAGTTCTGGTACAGAGGATGTGTTTAATAACAATTTCGAATCGGTAAATTCCAGGAATTACGATGCAAATGTCAGGGCTGTAAGGTTGACATCCATATTTTCCAGTATTGTCCAGGTTATAGAGGGACTGGGAATAATGATAGTCCTTTACGAGGGTGGATCGGAGGTTTTCGGAAGGGTAATCAGTATAGGAATACTGGTTTCATTTATAGTTTATGTCCAGAGTTTCTTCAACCCCATAGTCCAGTTATCCCAGTTTTATAATTCCTATCAGTCCTCATCAATTGCTATTGAAAGAATATACAAAATAATAGACGAGGATGTTGATTACAATACCGGAGGAAATAAACTCCCTGTGTTCAAAAACAAAATTTCTTTTGAAAATGTCTCGTTCGCATATGATAGGGAGAGAATAATCAACAATATCTCCATGGATATCAGAAAGGGGGAGAAAATAGCCATAATCGGAAAAACTGGGGCTGGAAAAACGACCCTGTCAGGCCTTATTCTGAACTTTTATAAGCCCACTTCCGGCTGCATAACCATGGACGGTGTTGATATAAATAACTTCAATACGCTGGAATACAGGAAGCTCTTCGGGGTCATACTGCAGGACCCGTTTCTATTTGAGGGCAGCATACTGGAAAATGTGAGGTTTGCTAGCCCTGACATCCCTGAACACACAATAAATGCGAAGATGGAAGAACTGGGACTCGCAGCAATTCTTGGGCCGCTGGGATTGGATTATGAGGTCGGTGAAAGGGGTACAAATCTATCAGAGGGCCAGAGGCAGGCAGTATCAATACTTCGGGCAGCTGTAAATAATCCACAGATCATAATAATGGATGAGGCCACCTCACAGCTCGATCTGAAAAATGAGGGCATCATTCAGAATGCAATCTTCCGGTTTATGGATGGTAAAACAATAATAATCATAGCACACCATCTGGAAACTATTGTAAATTCGGACTATATTTATTACATAGATCATGGAAGCATACTGGAGGAAGGCACCCCAGAGGATTTGATGAACCGTGGTACAAGATTCTATGATTTATATCTAAAAAATAAACTGTTAATATAA
- a CDS encoding MazG-like family protein, producing MSDLSELQRIAKEFIDKRDWRQFHTIKDLAMNCSIESNELMEILLWRDQNFEKSILEGNDKKSLTMIKNEVSDILFSCLAIADHLNFNLEDAYMEKMKELDVRYNPDKVRGKLTKIPSPDNSNKQ from the coding sequence ATGTCTGATCTATCAGAACTTCAGCGAATAGCCAAAGAGTTTATTGATAAAAGGGACTGGCGACAGTTTCATACTATAAAGGATCTTGCAATGAACTGTTCAATAGAGTCAAATGAACTAATGGAGATACTACTGTGGAGGGACCAAAATTTTGAGAAATCTATCCTGGAGGGTAATGATAAAAAGTCGCTTACAATGATAAAAAATGAGGTTTCTGATATTTTATTCTCCTGCCTTGCAATAGCAGATCATTTAAATTTTAACCTTGAAGACGCCTATATGGAGAAAATGAAGGAACTTGATGTGAGATACAATCCAGATAAGGTTAGAGGAAAACTTACAAAGATACCATCGCCGGATAATTCTAATAAACAGTAG
- a CDS encoding MarR family transcriptional regulator produces the protein MKSKEHTNGENSKKANENSIVKSVVFYVISIFLSVIIIMISITIMTTVVLLGYRLNLYYYYLIFIVVSINIGILGVSLRGIIHTYPLFADHNNGKIIMVPSPGPKKIDDNPPGKEILTTEFFSQTELGIIDLLMKHGNVMLQSTIVSSSGISKASASRAITSLENKGVILKQRKGVTNEIILPETYFK, from the coding sequence ATGAAAAGTAAGGAGCATACTAATGGAGAAAACTCAAAAAAGGCAAACGAAAACTCAATTGTGAAATCGGTAGTTTTTTATGTTATCTCAATTTTCCTTTCAGTTATTATAATAATGATTTCAATTACCATAATGACAACCGTTGTTCTTCTTGGATACCGTTTGAATTTATATTATTATTACCTAATTTTCATTGTTGTATCAATCAATATCGGCATTCTTGGAGTTTCCCTCCGCGGTATTATCCATACATATCCGTTGTTTGCAGATCATAATAATGGAAAAATCATAATGGTACCATCACCTGGCCCCAAGAAAATTGACGATAACCCCCCTGGAAAAGAGATACTAACAACAGAATTTTTTTCCCAGACAGAACTTGGCATTATTGATCTCCTCATGAAGCACGGTAATGTAATGCTTCAGAGCACGATTGTTTCCTCTTCAGGAATATCCAAGGCATCAGCCTCAAGAGCCATTACATCCCTGGAAAACAAAGGAGTAATATTAAAACAAAGAAAAGGTGTAACAAATGAAATAATTCTTCCTGAAACCTATTTCAAATAG